From Lycium ferocissimum isolate CSIRO_LF1 chromosome 12, AGI_CSIRO_Lferr_CH_V1, whole genome shotgun sequence, one genomic window encodes:
- the LOC132040520 gene encoding cytochrome P450 71AU50-like: protein MALIWATLVVVLIVYALYELLNNIQKRKRYPPGPKGLPILGHLHLLGKNPHQDFLKLAKKHGPLMYVQLGLVPTIVVSSADAAEKVLKTYDHIFASRPYNEGAQYLAYGQKNLIFAKYGPYWRNMRKMCTVHLFSNQKINSFQSMRRQQVELMIESLKKEAHDSLLVDLSAKIASLNADVICLMVFGKKYMDEDLDKRGFKAVAQEVVHLAATPNLGDFFPCLGVIDLQGLTRRLKDLSKVLDEFLEKIIDEHVQSHEQKQSKDFVDTMLDIMQSGDEEFQFDHSHIKAILVDMLVAGMDTSSTAVEWILTELLRQPHVMKKLQKELEEAVGLERMVEESDLDNLKYLDMVVKEGMRLHSIVPLAPHEAMEDCLVDNFHIQKGSRIMINYYAIQRDPNIWPEPDKFLPERFIGSSIDVRGRDFQLLPFGSGRRSCPGMQLGIFLVRLLVAQLVHCFDWELPNGMQPSDLDIDEHFGLATSKENHLMAIPTYRLSDA from the exons ATGGCTTTGATATGGGCAACACTAGTGGTTGTTCTTATTGTATATGCCTTGTATGAGCTGCTAAACAATATCCAGAAGAGGAAAAGGTATCCTCCAGGTCCAAAAGGTCTTCCCATTTTAGGACATCTTCACTTGTTAGGTAAAAATCCACACCAAGATTTCCTAAAACTAGCCAAGAAACATGGTCCGCTTATGTATGTGCAACTGGGACTAGTACCTACAATCGTTGTCTCGTCTGCAGATGCAGCGGAGAAGGTCCTCAAGACATATGATCATATATTTGCTAGTAGGCCTTATAACGAGGGAGCTCAGTATTTGGCATATGGCCAGAAGAATTTGATATTTGCAAAGTATGGACCATATTGGCGCAACATGCGCAAAATGTGCACCGTGCACCTTTTCAGTAACCAAAAGATCAATTCATTTCAATCCATGAGAAGGCAACAAGTTGAGCTTATGATCGAATCACTTAAAAAGGAGGCTCATGATAGCCTTCTTGTTGATCTTAGTGCAAAGATTGCATCCTTGAATGCAGACGTGATTTGTTTGATGGTGTTTGGAAAGAAGTACATGGACGAAGATTTGGATAAGAGGGGATTCAAAGCTGTAGCTCAAGAGGTTGTGCATTTGGCTGCAACACCAAATCTTGGAGATTTTTTCCCCTGCCTTGGTGTAATTGATCTCCAGGGACTCACTCGCCGGCTCAAGGATCTTTCGAAGGTGTTAGATGAGTTTCTTGAGAAGATTATTGATGAGCATGTCCAGTCTCATGAGCAGAAGCAATCCAAGGACTTTGTGGACACCATGTTGGACATTATGCAATCAGGAGATGAAGAATTTCAGTTTGACCATAGCCATATAAAAGCTATCCTTGTC GACATGCTAGTTGCAGGAATGGACACTTCATCAACAGCTGTAGAATGGATACTGACAGAGCTTCTTAGGCAGCCTCATGTGATGAAGAAACTCCAAAAAGAGTTAGAAGAAGCAGTAGGCCTTGAAAGAATGGTTGAAGAATCAGACTTGGATAACTTGAAGTACTTAGATATGGTTGTAAAGGAAGGCATGAGGCTGCACTCCATAGTGCCACTAGCGCCTCACGAGGCCATGGAAGATTGTTTAGTCGATAATTTCCACATACAAAAGGGATCCCGGATCATGATAAACTATTATGCTATTCAGAGAGATCCAAATATTTGGCCTGAGCCTGACAAGTTTTTGCCCGAGAGGTTTATTGGGAGCAGTATCGACGTTCGTGGACGTGACTTCCAACTTTTACCATTTGGCTCTGGCAGAAGAAGCTGCCCTGGAATGCAGTTGGGAATTTTTCTTGTCCGCCTTTTGGTGGCACAATTGGTGCATTGCTTTGATTGGGAGCTTCCAAATGGTATGCAGCCTTCTGATTTGGACATTGATGAGCACTTTGGGTTAGCGACAAGCAAAGAAAACCATTTAATGGCTATTCCTACTTATAGACTAAGCGATGCTTAA